The Impatiens glandulifera chromosome 3, dImpGla2.1, whole genome shotgun sequence genome contains a region encoding:
- the LOC124931538 gene encoding uncharacterized protein LOC124931538 isoform X3 produces the protein MDMKMRNHHKHTRYASPLPPPSTYFNDLHHYNQHPTIPPPPFSTHSTPPPPSSSSYKPQQSQFTFSKHDNHRLVENDTRRQKSVYVPHHNPSPPRVSKRTLLDYNQPRFYKQESQNRLLDYSSSKVVVPESRRPFGLVREEDNHHSGISRTQVLSYRPFDNRRLDVEGRFRFRDEFQSKHSERIDSRVDDYQRSHDSYVSEIRETSRIPLYSESHSGSRSKLSVSKDFGADPGNYQSFDHYSLDSDRFLHNKELDYRELSGVRARLGNQFDSDDGDEISPLQHRPHIYPSGKSNYRGNKEGNHDFLQVTQKKIQKKSVLQRLQFVNPGNNNRSNGQHLSFAQSVGTVPNNLRGKGVVSYPEKRREEDRKESIVELDVCFNSNGLIAKTIVPTSTDDESHVNSRQRNKKLRELEYPLKYLICSTNSTIKPDSVTPDRFECLSDSSRDSKILNENCMKPSPLSICAGGSPGNMSSKELLSKKTRHAIPSYASPPLAFRKKKLIRPLSHMSNLEVNKKDSVAIIKSDGSKNIQSQDSLCNVTSGEANNYSSSDLVHDIVLQSSPRQITALLDNKLSEASCVLSPETNGVHSYSNKACIPYMEAQANTNISGPFLVSVYPLETEGDLHTLTARVPGCVDSFASTNSYEDSIKLKLGEGDSDILLVGGIQPQLPVDKYSLSRKSVGGKTGCLLSHPAETEVCRNHYSSVSFDNTHAAKKENPFSSVDSSAIECTFNQTSVLGDNISVDEDQRPTISLVKDSDMIGHLKKKDHIDVSETVTDVVGVNISAANLLDGNGKTESHMNLVSNLAKTDCDRVGPGPEGETLLLQNNLIQGPTVTAATSNLNISPVKKQPHRKRETEDTEIDSLKSTCYDFSLTVHSLLHQEEEKSSCRDNDDGHGRNKRDYAMLSVGESVTGTSPRCKKTRYISAPVSSFPTVSQIRDGPSCTEELTFDSDKFYTETEDRVNESNINISDSFVLGDNEIGDPSLDVTDMTGKDVICIDSKLDPEIAQITCLDDHNNVEHSLNFSTINSCCQNNNSSIRQIESTPEANTTLKINYFDAHGQDEHHRQQYADMECDNVLPDKDGLPSVSNSPSLYLDRNEASTAFPNRASPDTLFTGEEDSQFVEQNFEIGNTNFENLVSESRTPLVSFEKISITSMCSPNLGNTMVSSHTIPTKTGHSLLQPTPRSRTLRNNHLNDAILRVLPGYSKLKKAVPPDNKVKSRTSYRTGKPPSLPICGKNNLNAVSLQKQLPTNNEKVHNAYVWKGNSIVRKLYTVPAKSLSSPGLESSINGFNSLNCLKSELLQQPKTPLLRSKLFDCPNISSQNSASVQVINPPAETSSEFILGVLEQEENASIRNPSQTPQNQTCVTGSHNVISNESSKSGMGWKMICMKSNQLVASSSPTDLSVQNSVQTDVLPSFDGYVKWKENHLRRPLEDQAPKNIALRDASSNETWPVRKNVRRYCVFSRNVLACRKRDAIYTRSKHVFSGGMSTILSIGGSSFENTTGKRMYRIGSFYYKMDLSRRTLQRISGDLSGSGKNHAGADTKICVVPQRLHIGNDGYKRLGNGNQLIRYPKRRARILASEIVRWSLHTARLCLAKKNTYCHFFTRFGKCNKDDGKCPYIHDLSKIAVCTKFIKGSCFNQGCKLTHKVIPERMEDCSYFLQGLCCYENCQYRHVNVNPNAPTCEGFLRGYCLHGDECRKKHSYVCPVFQSIGRYAEGSKCRLHPKRRLKGKRKIRKNDTKESNNAEGQYFGTSTCIDNADCSRSTTDQVNKDLFFQEGRLADYISLGVEEVFSTIIEDSSLSSDMETQIKPAFVLNRSSAKATTRFLG, from the exons ATGGACATGAAGATGCGGAATCACCACAAGCACACCAGATATGCATCACCTCTTCCTCCGCCGTCGACCTATTTCAACGATCTTCATCACTACAATCAACATCCTACAATTCCGCCACCGCCTTTCTCTACTCACTCTACTCCTCCGCCGCCGTCTTCGTCGTCATACAAACCGCAACAATCTCAATTCACCTTCAGCAAGCACGACAACCATCGGCTGGTTGAAAACGATACGCGTAGACAAAAATCCGTTTACGTACCCCATCACAATCCTTCCCCACCTAGGGTTTCAAAGCGCACTTTGTTGGATTATAATCAGCCTCGCTTTTATAAACAAGAATCTCAAAATAGGCTTCTCGATTACAGTTCATCAAAAGTTGTTGTACCGGAAAGTCGTCGACCCTTCGGATTGGTCAGAGAAGAAGATAATCACCATAGTGGAATCAGTAGAACGCAGGTATTGTCGTATCGACCGTTTGATAATCGTAGGCTTGATGTAGAAGGTAGATTTAGGTTTAGAGATGAGTTTCAATCTAAGCACTCAGAACGAATTGATAGTCGTGTTGACGATTACCAGCGTAGTCATGACAGTTATGTCTCTGAAATTAGAGAAACTTCAAGAATTCCCTTGTATAGCGAGTCACATAGTGGTTCTAGATCTAAGTTGTCTGTATCAAAGGATTTTGGAGCGGATCCGGGAAACTATCAGTCCTTTGATCATtattctttagatagtgacaGATTTCTGCATAATAAGGAATTGGATTATCGGGAACTGTCTGGTGTTCGTGCTAGGTTAGGGAACCAATTTGACTCTGACGATGGAGATGAAATTTCTCCCTTGCAACATCGCCCTCATATTTATCCATCTGGAAAATCCAACTATAGAGGGAACAAGGAAGGTAACCACGATTTTCTTCAGGTTACACAGAAGAAAATCCAAAAGAAGAGTGTTTTACAGAGACTTCAGTTTGTTAATCCCGGTAATAATAACAGAAGCAACGGACAACATCTCTCTTTTGCCCAATCAGTTGGTACAGTGCCAAATAATTTACGAGGAAAAGGTGTCGTTTCTTATCCtgaaaagagaagagaagaagatagaAAGGAAAGCATCGTAGAACTGGATGTATGCTTTAATTCTAATGGCTTAATAGCAAAGACAATTGTGCCTACATCAACTGATGATGAATCTCATGTGAACTCAAGACAAAGAAATAAGAAGTTGAGGGAACTGGAATATCCATTGAAATATCTCATTTGTTCAACAAATAGCACAATTAAGCCAGATTCTGTGACGCCGGATAGGTTTGAATGCCTTTCAGATTCTTCTAGGGATTCAAAGATTTTGAATGAGAATTGTATGAAACCTTCCCCTCTAAGCATTTGTGCTGGTGGTTCTCCTGGAAATATGAGTTCAAAAGAATTATTATCTAAAAAGACTCGTCATGCCATTCCTTCATATGCAAGTCCCCCTTTGgcttttagaaagaaaaaactcATTAGGCCACTCTCTCATATGTCAAATTTGGAAGTAAACAAAAAAGATTCAGTTGCTATTATTAAGTCGGATGGTTCCAAAAATATTCAGTCTCAAGATTCCCTTTGCAATGTAACTTCAGGTGAGGCGAATAACTATTCAAGCTCTGATCTCGTGCATGACATTGTTTTGCAGTCTTCTCCTCGTCAAATTACTGCATTGCTTGATAATAAGTTGAGTGAAGCTTCATGTGTTTTATCACCAGAGACAAATGGAGTTCACTCTTATTCTAATAAAGCATGCATACCATATATGGAGGCACAAGCAAATACAAATATCTCAGGCCCTTTTCTGGTTTCAGTTTATCCTTTAGAGACTGAAGGTGATCTGCATACTCTAACTGCTAGAGTGCCTGGATGTGTTGATTCTTTTGCTAGCACTAATTCATATGAAGATTCAATCAAGTTGAAGCTTGGGGAGGGTGATTCTGATATTCTTTTAGTGGGCGGCATTCAGCCACAATTACCTGTGGATAAGTACTCTTTATCACGTAAATCTGTGGGAGGCAAAACTGGTTGCCTTTTATCACATCCTGCAGAAACCGAAGTTTGCAGAAATCATTATAGTTCAGTGAGCTTCGATAATACACATGCTGCGAAGAAGGAAAATCCTTTCTCTAGTGTTGATTCTTCAGCAATTGAGTGTACATTTAATCAGACTTCTGTTTTGGGAGATAATATATCTGTTGATGAAGATCAAAGACCTACCATTTCCCTAGTTAAAGATAGTGATATGATTGGACACCTGAAAAAAAAGGACCATATTGATGTCAGTGAAACTGTCACTGATGTTGTAGGAGTTAACATTAGCGCAGCCAATTTGCTGGACGGGAATGGGAAAACCGAATCTCACATGAATCTTGTTTCTAATCTAGCTAAAACTGATTGTGACCGTGTAGGACCAGGTCCAGAAGGGGAGACTTTGCTGCTCCAGAATAATCTCATTCAAGGACCCACAGTAACTGCAGCAACTAGCAATCTAAACATTAGTCCTGTTAAGAAACAACCACATAGGAAGAGGGAAACTGAGGATACCGAAATTGATTCGTTGAAGTCAACCTGCTATGATTTCAGCCTGACTGTACATAGCCTTTTACATCAAGAAGAGGAGAAATCCAGTTGTAGGGACAATGATGATGGGCATGGTAGAAACAAAAGAGACTATGCTATGCTTTCAGTCGGTGAATCTGTAACAGGAACTTCTCCCAGATGTAAGAAGACAAGGTATATCAGTGCACCTGTTTCAAGCTTCCCAACAGTATCCCAGATCCGTGATGGTCCTAGTTGCACCGAGGAATTGACTTTCGACTCTGATAAGTTTTATACTGAGACAGAAGATAGAGTTAATGAATCTAACATCAACATATCAGATTCATTTGTGCTTGGGGACAATGAAATAGGTGATCCTTCACTTGATGTTACTGATATGACAGGAAAAGATGTTATCTGTATTGATTCAAAACTTGATCCAGAAATAGCTCAGATAACATGTCTGGATGACCATAACAATGTTGAGCATTCCCTAAACTTTTCTACAATTAACAGTTGTTGCCAAAACAACAATTCTTCCATACGTCAAATAGAGAGTACTCCTGAAGCAAACACCACTCTTAAGATCAATTATTTTGATGCTCATGGACAAGATGAACATCATAGACAACAATATGCAGATATGGAGTGTGACAACGTTTTGCCTGACAAAGATGGTTTACCTTCTGTGTCAAATTCTCCATCTCTATATTTGGATAGAAATGAAGCCTCTACTGCCTTTCCTAATAGAGCATCTCCCGACACCTTGTTCACAGGTGAGGAGGATTCACAGTTTGTGGAGCAAAACTTTGAGATTGGGAATACAAATTTTGAGAATCTTGTTTCTGAAAGTAGGACACCTTTGGTatcttttgaaaaaatttcaataacTAGTATGTGCAGTCCGAATTTAGGCAATACAATGGTGAGTTCGCACACAATTCCTACTAAGACCGGGCATTCTCTTCTGCAACCTACTCCAAGAAGCAGGACACTTAGAAATAATCATCTGAATGATGCAATTCTTAGAGTCTTACCCGGTTATTCAAAACTAAAGAAGGCAGTTCCCCCAGACAATAAGGTGAAATCCCGAACTAGCTATCGAACAGGAAAACCTCCTTCCTTGCCTATCTGTGGAAAGAATAACTTGAATGCTGTTTCTTTGCAAAAGCAGTTGCCTACAAATAATGAAAAGGTTCACAATGCTTATGTTTGGAAAGGCAACAGTATTGTGAGAAAACTTTATACTGTTCCTGCTAAATCTTTGAGCTCGCCTGGACTTGAAAGCAGTATAAATGGGTTTAATTCATTGAACTGTTTGAAATCAGAACTCCTTCAACAGCCAAAGACACCGTTACTCAGAAGTAAATTATTTGATTGCCCAAATATTTCCTCACAGAATTCTGCATCTGTGCAAGTGATAAATCCTCCTGCAGAGACTTCTTCTGAGTTTATTTTGGGTGTTTTGGAACAAGAAGAAAATGCCAGTATCCGGAATCCTTCACAAACTCCTCAAAATCAAACATGTGTGACTGGAAGTCACAATGTCATAAGCAATGAAAGCTCAAAATCTGGGATGGGATGGAAGATGATATGCATGAAATCAAATCAGTTAGTTGCATCATCTAGTCCTACTGATCTGTCTGTTCAGAATTCAGTACAGACTGATGTTTTGCCTTCTTTTGATGGTTATGTCAAGTGGAAGGAAAATCATCTCAGAAGACCACTTGAAGACCAAGCACCGAAAAATATAGCCCTTCGTGATGCTTCTTCCAATGAGACTTGGCCTGTAAGAAAAAATGTTAGGCGTTATTGTGTCTTCAGTAGGAACGTTTTGGCTTGTAGAAAAAGAGATGCAATTTACACAAGGTCCAAGCATGTCTTCTCTGGTGGGATGTCCACAATACTGAGTATTGGTGGGTCTAGTTTCGAAAACACCACAGGGAAGAGGATGTACAGGATTGGCTCCTTCTATTACAAAATGGATCTATCAAGACGAACTCTCCAAAGAATTTCAG GCGACTTATCAGGCTCGGGTAAGAATCATGCTGGAGCAGATACAAAAATATGTGTTGTTCCCCAAAGGCTCCATATTGGCAATGATGG ATACAAGCGCTTAGGAAATGGAAATCAGCTTATTCGATATCCCAAAAGACGAGCGCGGATTTTAGCAAGTGAGATAGTAAGATGGAGTTTGCACACTGCCAGATTGTGTCTTGCCAAGAAAAACACATATTGTCATTTCTTCACGAGATTTGGTAAATGTAATAAAGATGATGGAAAATGCCCTTATATTCATGACTTATCTAAGATTGCAGTTTGTACAAAATTTATTAAGGGTTCATGCTTCAATCAAGGCTGCAAGTTGACTCATAAG GTTATTCCTGAAAGGATGGAAGACTGTTCTTATTTTCTTCAAG GGTTATGCTGCTACGAGAACTGTCAATATAGACATGTAAATGTGAACCCAAATGCCCCAACTTGTGAAGGTTTCCTTAGAGGCTATTGCTTGCATGGTGATGAG TGCCGGAAGAAGCACAGCTATGTTTGTCCGGTCTTTCAATCCATTGGAAGATATGCAGAAGGCTCCAAGTGCAGACTCCACCCGAAAAGGCGTTTGAAAGGAAAGAGAAAGATAAGGAAAAACGACACCAAAGAATCAAACAATGCTGAAGGGCAATACTTTGGCACTAGTACTTGTATTGACAATGCTGATTGCAGCAGATCAACAACAGATCAAGTAAACAAGGATCTTTTCTTCCAAGAAGGAAGGTTGGCCGATTATATTAGCCTCGGTGTAGAAGAAGTCTTTAGTACTATAATTGAGGATTCAAGCTTATCTTCAGATATGGAAACACAAATAAAACCCGCATTTGTTCTTAATAGAAGTTCGGCAAAGGCTACTACTAGGTTTCTAGGTTAA